Genomic window (bacterium):
CGATCTGGACCCCCCAGTGCCAGCCCCTGTCCGGCCGCTGGAAGGGGTAGGCGTAGTACGCCTCGAGCACCAGGTAGCCGAACAGGTTGAACCGCGCGCTCAACCCCGTGCTGAAGACCGGGATGCGGTCCGGCGAGCGGCGCGCGAATTCGAGGGTCACCCCTTCCTCGCCCGTCCACGCTGCGCCCGCGTCCAGGAACACGCTCAGCTCGGTGGGCAGCATGGGGAAGTCGATCAGGCCGTAACGCTCCGTGCCGAACAGCGGCACCCGCAGCTCGAGGTTCGCCACGGCGAGACGACTGCCGACCAGGCGGTCGAACTCGGGGCAGTCCACGGTGCCGCTGCATTCGCTGGCACGGAACGATCCGATCTCATAGCCGCGCACGAGCGTCTGCTCACCGAGGAAGAGGGGGCCCAGCCGGTCACTGTCCGCGTCCGGGCCGTAGCGGCCGTAATGCACGCCCCGCAGCGCGAGCGTGAACGGCGCGCGGAACAGGTAGCGGCGCCAGTCCGCGAGCAGCGTCCCGAACGAGAGCGACCCGAAGCGCGGCGACACCTCGAACCGGTAGCGGGAACCCGAGATCGGCGAGGTGAACCCGAAGTACGAGTTGTCGCCCACGAACGCGGCGGCGACCTGTCCGAGGTGCACCCCCTCCGGCGCCGGCAGGCTGCGTGTTGACCGTGCGACCTCGGAACCGCCCACCGTGATCACCTCCTCGACCTCGTTGTCGAAGCCCACGTGGACGTACCCGCCCGTGAGCTCGAAGCGGCGCGTCGTCGAGAACGGGTACTGCGTCCCGACCACCGCCTGGTCGTAGTAGGTGCGCGAGCGGTACTGTGAGATGCGCCGACCCAGCAAGACCTGGCCGTCCACCTGCACCGGCACGGTTTCCAGCGTGGTGAACCCGGTCAGGTACGGCACACGCCCGCCACCCGCGAGCCAGTTCCAGCGCCGCGCGCGGTTGATGTAGAACGCCTCCCCGCCGAGGTCCTTGAGCGTCCCGGCCGCCGCCGCGCTCACGGCCAGCACGCGGTTGCCCAGCATGTCACCGAAGTACAGGGCGGTGCTCCCACCCAGGAACGTGCCGAAGCTGCCCGTGCTCACGCCGATCGTGGGCGCGCCGATGTAGTCGAGGCCCAACGAAGGCCGGTAGCTGACCTCCTCGTAATCCCCCGGCGGCGGCAGCCATGCCAGCGGATCGGCCAGGTACGCACCGACCTGCGTCTCCGCCGTGGTCGGCGGCAGCACGCTGGCGACGGTCGTGGCCTTGTCCGGAGCCACGGGCGTGCCCACGGCCTCCTCGGGGTCCAGCGCGTGGATGGCATAGCCGCGATTCTCGAAGATCGAGAACACGAGCCGGCCGGTCTGCGCCGCAACGGACAGCGCCGGCGCGAGCGCCGTGATCCCGCTCACGCCCGTGGCGACGCGCGTCACCTGGAAGAGCTCGCCGCTGTCCAGCGCGAGCCGATAGATGTCGCTGAACCCCTCGCGGTCCGAAACGAAGTACAGACTCCCGCCATCCGGCGAGAACGCCGGGCTGATGTGCTTCGCGCCTTCGAAGCCGGGCAGGAGCTCGATCTCGCCGCCTGCGGCGTCGATCCGCGCCAGGCGCAGCGTGCCGTAACTCAAGCGCGAGAAGTCGGTCGAATCGCCCCGGTCGGTCACGAAGACCAGCGTCCGGCCGTCCGGCGACCACACCGGCTGGAGATCCGCGTACCGGTCCCGCGTGAGCTGGCGCACGTCGCCGCTCTCGAGATCCAGCACGTACAGGTCGCTGATCCCGCCGGCCATGCCCGAGAACGCGATGCTCCGGCCGTCTGGCGACCACGCGGGGCCCGAGATGGCGCCCACACCCGGCACGCCGATCCGTCGCTCGACCCGGCCAGACGCTACGTCCAGAATCGCGAGCTGGTTGTCTCCCTCTGCGATCGCGACGAACGCGAAGCGCCGCCCGTCCGGCGACCACGAGCCGGCGGAGTTCATGAAGCTGATCGCATCGAAGTGTGCGTCCGACGCCGGGCCCGCCAGCTTGCGCACGACCTCGCCCGTCTGCGCGTCCGCGACCCAGATCTCCACCGTGAACAGCCCGCGTTCCGAGAAGAAGGCGACGTAGCGCCCGTCCGGGCTCACCACGGGAGACAGGTTCATGTCGCCCGGCTCCTCCACGGCGATGAGCCGCTGACCCACGTCGGCGGGGGCCGTGCGGCCCTGGATCAGCGGGAAGTAGGCAGAGCGGATGGCCGCGTGCCACTCCGCGGAGAGCTCGGCGCTCGTCGTGTTGAGCACACGCGCCAGCGCTGGGCCCCAGCCCTGGTGTGTCGCCGCGCGGAAGAGGACGGCCGCCGTCGAGTCGCTCCATCGCCCGCCGATGTACGCCCACAGCGCGTGGCCGAAGCGGTACGGGAAGTAGCGCGAGTCCCTCGTCAACTGCTCGATGGTCGGCATGTCGCCCCGCAGCACGGCGTCGCGCAACCACATCGCCGTGTGCGGATCATCGCGCCCGAGCGAGAGGTACTCCGCCAGCCCCTCGACCACCCACAGCGGCAGGCGGCTCAGGCCCGACAGGCCGCCGCCCTGCGGCGACGACGCGAGATCGTACTGGAACGCGTGCACCAGCTCGTGGCCCAGCACGTGGTCCGTCTCACGGTACACGCCGGTCAGCGGCATGACGACGCGCTCGCGCAACGCCTCCGTCACGCCGCCCGTCCCCTCGCCGATCATCCCTTCGATCACGTTCGTCTGCTGGAAGTCCGGGTGGTCGGCGTACAGGATGATCGGCGTCTTGCCCGTCAGGTCGTGTCCGAACACACCCGCCAGGCGGCCATACCAGCGCTCCGCCATCCGCGCGGCGTCCGCCGCCGCCTCTGTAGCGGGCGGGTAGTAGTGCAGGTCGAAGTGGTCGGTCCGCAGGACGCGGAAATCGAACGTCTCGTACTGGACCTTGTTGCGTCCGAAATACTGAGCGGATGCCTGTCCCGGGAAGAAGACGGCCGCGAGGACCAACGAGGCGAGCGCCGCCGGCAGCCGCCGCGGCCCGGGCGCGGCGAGGCCGCGGCCCACTCGGTCGTCACCCATATCGCATCACCCTCCTGACTGGAACCCGACGACGCGCCCCGACGGCCACACGCCCGCTCCACGCGTGCGCGAGAACGGTCGAGGCGTGTCGCGCCGAACGGCGTGCAACGGGCGAGTGCCGTACCAGTCGGGGCCTCGCGCCGCGACCGGTCTGGACGCGTCTACGGGTGGGCGTATGCGCTGACCCGCCTCCCAGCGCGCGCTCCCCTCGCAAGGAGGAACCAGTGATCCTCGTTGCAGGCGCCACCGGCCAGCTCGGCGGTCTGATCGCACGCCGTCTCCTCGCCCGTGGTGAAGTCGTACGCATCCTCGTGCGGCCCGGTTCCGATGACCAGCCCCTCGTGGAGCTGGGCGCACAGCCCATGTTCGGCGATCTCAAGGACCCGCCTTCGCTTGCGGCGGCCTGCCAGGGCGTCAGCGTCGTGCTCACAACGGCCGATTCAGCAGCGCGCGGCGGCGCGGACACGGTCGAGACCGTCGTCTGCTCGGCAACCGCTCCCTCATCGATGCAGCGAAGGCGGCCGGAGTGGAGCAGTTCGTCTTCACGTCCGCCCTCGGCGCCGACCCGGCCAGCCCGGTCCTCTTCCTCCGTGCAAGAGGCGAGACAGAGCGCTACCTCCGCGAGAACGGGATGACGTACACGATCCTCGCGCCGAACATCCTCAATGGTAGTCTGGGGGGCGGATGGTGGTGGGGCTGGTCGCGCTGGAAGGGCGGCCGGTGACGCCGGTGGGGGAAGGCCGCAGCAGGCACTCGTTCGTGTCGGTGGACGAGGTCGCGGCGTTCGCGGTCGCGGCCGTGGGCCACCCCGACGCGATGAACCGGACCATCGCGATCGGCGGCCCGGAGCCGGTGACGTGGCGCGACATCGTCGCCGCCTACGAGCGCTCCCTCGGCCGCGGCATCGAGGTTCGCGCCATCCCGCCCGGGCAGCCGCTCCCCGGTCTGCCGGACGTGGTCTCACAGCTCGCGGCCGGCATGGACGCGTATGACTCACCGCTCGACATGGCCGAGACGGCGGCCGAGTTCGGCGTGAGGCTCACACCGCTCGAACAGTTCGTCCGGCGGCACACGACGCACTGAACTGCACGAGTGCATCCGCGGGCACGAGGAGGCGCAACGATGGGGTCCGTGCGCCGGCTCGTGCCCGTACACGTGCTCGGCCTCGTACTCCTCCACCGGCAGAGACAGCGTCAGAGACTCGGGTCGCCGTCCGCGGCGCGCCGCAACCACAGTGTGCGATCGCATTCCAGCGGCAGCCCGTGGCGTTCGCGCCAGGCCAGCTCCGCGAACCGCTCCGCGAAGTGCCGGACCACCGTGTCCGGCGGCGCCGCCTTGTGCTGGCTCTGGACGCGCAGGTCGCACTGGTCGTTGACGTAGTCAATGAGATAGAACGGCCGCCCGTCCGCCTGGTACGGCGTGTCCGCCACCGCTGGCTCGTCCGCCAGGCAGATCTCGGTGGAGAAGAAATCCATCCTCGTCAGGCGCGCGACCTCCGCGGAGAGACGGGCCAGCGGCAGGAGCTGGTGCGATGCCATCTCGCGCAGGCTCACGTGCCGGTACTCCGACGTCTCCGGGCTCCACCAGCACGGAACGATCTCGCCGAAGAGATAGAAGACGCGCCACCACGCGGGCCGCTCCCGGCCCTCGTCGTCTTCCAGCCACGCGTACCGGATCTGCCGCTGGATGAGGTAATCGTCGGTGCGGTCGTGGTCCCGGGCACGGGCGATCGCGTCTCGCTCCGGAGGCGCTCCGAGCACGACGCCGCGCCAGCCCCAACCCCGCGCCGGCTTGATCACCACCCGGTCGCCCAGGATCTGACGCTCCTCCGCTGTGAGGGAGCGGTCCGGCATCCACCGCCGCAACACCACCGTCGGCGGGACGGGGAGCCCCGCGCGCTCCAGTCGGTGGTGCGTCGCCGCCTTGTGGTCCGCCAGCGCAGCCGCGTCTGGGTCATCGATCACCCGGCCGCCGCAGTCCTTCACCGCGTAGCAGAGCTGGACGTAGGGGTCCTCTTCCTGCCCCCACGCCGCCGTCAGGTCGAGCAGGACCCGCACACGCAGCCGGCCGTCGCACAGCTCCCGCCGCAGGTCCTCCACCACGTCCGCGTGCGCGACCTCGCAGCTCAACCCCCGCAGCGCGCACGCGTCGCGAAGCCAGCCCAGGAACGCCTCGCCGTCCGCCCGCTGCCCGACACAGAGGTCCACCACCTCACGGCTCCGCCGCACACGCGGCGCCCCACCCATGGCCCCTCCCGCAAGCGTACGCCGCGCAGGATCCCCTTCCAGGCCGTCCAGTCGCCCACCGGTCGCCACCACCGACACCACGTCCAGCGCCCCGCCTGCCGGCGGCCCGGCGCTCCCGGGGCCGGCCTCGGCCACTGCGTCCGCCAGGGCCGGCACTTCCACCGCCGCAGCGGCGACGCCGGCCCCCGGGCCCTCCGGCGCCGGCGCGGCGCTTCTGGCCTCCGGTTCCTCAGCACCACCCGCCGCGTCCCCTGTCTCCCGCGCCGACACGGCCCGCAGCCGCCCCGGCAACCCCGACCTCCGCTCCTCCATGTGCGCCTCCGCGAACGCCTCGCGAACGTGGTCCCCCGCGCCCCGGGCCAGCGCGCACGCGGCTCCGCGGCCGCCGTCGCACCCCGAACGGCGCCGGATCCGGCCTCACCCTGGCTCCCAACGCCCGCAACGTTTGCGCCCGTCCCCCGGCGGCCGCTGCGCCACGCTGGTGTTTTGCAATGCGTCACCCCTTGCATTCTGCAAGACGGCTTGCTAGCTTCACGACCGTCCTTCCGTTCGCCGGTGGATCCCGACCGGCGCGTCTCCCCGGACAAACACGTTCCTTTTCCTGCATGGGCCAGCCGCGGACCCGGAGTCTGCTTCGTTGGCTGTACCTCGGCCGTATCACCGTTGCGGCGGGCTTGTTCGCCGGCACCCTGCTCGTCTGGGCGGAGACGGCGCCCGCCACCACTCGCCTGGTCACGCTGCTGCTGCTCGCGGCGCTGGCCGTGACGGCGGGCAGCGTGTGGCACACCCACGTGCGCGGTCGCGAGCCGAGGCGCGGGTTCCTGTACGGCCAGGTCGCGTTCGACACGCTGCTGGTCACCGTGGCCGTGTATCTGACGGGCGGCGTGGAGAGCGACCTCGCGCCCCTCTACATCCTGGTCATCGCCGCGGGCGCGCTGCTGCTCCCGCTGCCCGGCGGCGTCCTGATCGGCCTGCTCGCCAGCGCACTGTTCGTCGGGCAGGCGGTGCTGCTGAGCGGCCGCTCGCCGTCCGCGATGATGGGCGTGCAGATCGTGCTGTTCACCGCGGTCGCGCTGGCGACGGGCTACCTGGGCGACCGCCTCCGGCAGGC
Coding sequences:
- a CDS encoding peptidase S9, whose amino-acid sequence is MGDDRVGRGLAAPGPRRLPAALASLVLAAVFFPGQASAQYFGRNKVQYETFDFRVLRTDHFDLHYYPPATEAAADAARMAERWYGRLAGVFGHDLTGKTPIILYADHPDFQQTNVIEGMIGEGTGGVTEALRERVVMPLTGVYRETDHVLGHELVHAFQYDLASSPQGGGLSGLSRLPLWVVEGLAEYLSLGRDDPHTAMWLRDAVLRGDMPTIEQLTRDSRYFPYRFGHALWAYIGGRWSDSTAAVLFRAATHQGWGPALARVLNTTSAELSAEWHAAIRSAYFPLIQGRTAPADVGQRLIAVEEPGDMNLSPVVSPDGRYVAFFSERGLFTVEIWVADAQTGEVVRKLAGPASDAHFDAISFMNSAGSWSPDGRRFAFVAIAEGDNQLAILDVASGRVERRIGVPGVGAISGPAWSPDGRSIAFSGMAGGISDLYVLDLESGDVRQLTRDRYADLQPVWSPDGRTLVFVTDRGDSTDFSRLSYGTLRLARIDAAGGEIELLPGFEGAKHISPAFSPDGGSLYFVSDREGFSDIYRLALDSGELFQVTRVATGVSGITALAPALSVAAQTGRLVFSIFENRGYAIHALDPEEAVGTPVAPDKATTVASVLPPTTAETQVGAYLADPLAWLPPPGDYEEVSYRPSLGLDYIGAPTIGVSTGSFGTFLGGSTALYFGDMLGNRVLAVSAAAAGTLKDLGGEAFYINRARRWNWLAGGGRVPYLTGFTTLETVPVQVDGQVLLGRRISQYRSRTYYDQAVVGTQYPFSTTRRFELTGGYVHVGFDNEVEEVITVGGSEVARSTRSLPAPEGVHLGQVAAAFVGDNSYFGFTSPISGSRYRFEVSPRFGSLSFGTLLADWRRYLFRAPFTLALRGVHYGRYGPDADSDRLGPLFLGEQTLVRGYEIGSFRASECSGTVDCPEFDRLVGSRLAVANLELRVPLFGTERYGLIDFPMLPTELSVFLDAGAAWTGEEGVTLEFARRSPDRIPVFSTGLSARFNLFGYLVLEAYYAYPFQRPDRGWHWGVQIAPGW